The DNA segment CAAGCCATGAAAATAGAGGAACTATAGTTGATATTGTAAAAAAAGTTGCTCAAGAAGTATTTATTCCTTTAACTGTTGGAGGAGGAATAAGAAAACTTGAAGATATATACTCTTTACTAAATGTTGGTTGTGACAAAGTTTCAATTAACTCTTCAGCTGTTACAAATCCAAACTTAATAAATGAGAGTTCAAAAAGATTTGGTAGTCAATGTATAGTTGTTGCAATTGATGTAAAAAGAGTCGCTGATGGTTCTTACCACGTTTTTGTAAAAGGTGGAAGAGAAGATACTGGACTTGATGCGTTATCTTGGGCAAAAGAAGTATATGATAGAGGAGCAGGTGAAATCCTTTTAACTTCTATGGATACTGATGGAGCTAAAACAGGTTTTGAATTAAATATAACTAAGCAAGTTTCAAATTTAGTAGATATTCCAGTTATTGCAAGTGGTGGAGCTGGATCTATGGAACATATAAAAGAGGCTTTTGAAAATGGTGCAAGTGCTGCATTAGCTGCATCAATTTTCCACTTTAAAGAGATTGATATTATGGATTTAAAGAGATATTTAAGAGAAAATAATATACCAGTAAGGATTTAAAATGAAGAAATTAATTTTTAATATGATGTTATTACCAGTTTTAGGATTTTCTTATGAATTAGATTTTAATAAAAGTTTTTCAAAAATTGTTAATCCAGATTTATTAAGTACAAATGTAACAATTAGTGTTGAGAAAAAAGAAGAAAATAAAGTAAATAGTGAAATAGAAAAATTTAATAATTTTATAAAAGATACTAAAAGTGTAACTATAAAAAATGGAAATTATACTTTAAGCCCAAAATATGAATATAAAGATAATAAAACAGAGTTTAAAGGTTATGTTGGAGATTTAAGATATACAGCACAATCAAAAGATGCAAAAAATATAAATAAATTTATAAATGATTTACTTGTTTTAAAAGATCAAATAAAATCAGCAGATATAAAACTTGATATCTCAAATATTTCATGG comes from the Arcobacter lacus genome and includes:
- the hisF gene encoding imidazole glycerol phosphate synthase subunit HisF; the encoded protein is MSSFAKRIIPCLDVDNGRVVKGVNFVGLRDAGDPVEVAKRYNSEGADEITFLDITASHENRGTIVDIVKKVAQEVFIPLTVGGGIRKLEDIYSLLNVGCDKVSINSSAVTNPNLINESSKRFGSQCIVVAIDVKRVADGSYHVFVKGGREDTGLDALSWAKEVYDRGAGEILLTSMDTDGAKTGFELNITKQVSNLVDIPVIASGGAGSMEHIKEAFENGASAALAASIFHFKEIDIMDLKRYLRENNIPVRI
- a CDS encoding SIMPL domain-containing protein; amino-acid sequence: MKKLIFNMMLLPVLGFSYELDFNKSFSKIVNPDLLSTNVTISVEKKEENKVNSEIEKFNNFIKDTKSVTIKNGNYTLSPKYEYKDNKTEFKGYVGDLRYTAQSKDAKNINKFINDLLVLKDQIKSADIKLDISNISWEVSQSLQNKNSDELRLEAINWIEDYSNSLSSKLSKRCEVKNINIDDNGSNIVYARSSKMALSSSFEMSDVVPVSSEQNITINPRFLLECR